CCAAGCCGGGCTGGGTCGAGCACGACGCCACCGAGATCTGGGAACGCACCCGCTCGGTCATCGCCACCGCGCTGACCAAGGCCAACCTGACCGTCGGTGACCTCGCCGCGCTCGGCATCACCAACCAGCGCGAGACGACCGTGGTGTGGAACCGCCGCACCGGCCGCCCGTACTACAACGCCATCGTCTGGCAGGACACCCGCACCGACCGGATCGCCTCCGCCCTGGAGCGCGAGGGCAAGGGCGAGGTCATCCGCCGCAAGGCCGGCCTCCCGCCCGCGACGTACTTCTCCGGCGGCAAGCTGCAGTGGATCCTTGAGAACGTCGAGGGCGTGCGCGAAGACGCCGAGAAGGGCGACGCCCTCTTCGGCACCACCGACTCGTGGCTCATCTGGAACCTCACCGGCGGCCCGGACGGCGGCGTCCACGTCACCGACCCGACGAACGCCTCGCGCACCATGCTGATGGACCTCGAGACCCTGGACTGGGACGACGAGCTGCTGTCGTTCTTCACCGTCCCGAGGCAGATGCTGCCGGCGATCAAGCCGTCGTCGAACGCCGGCTTCGGCACCACCCGCGCCGGCGGCCCGCTCGGCGGCGAGGTCGTGATCACCGGCGTCCTCGGCGACCAGCAGGCCGCGACCGTCGGGCAGGTCTGCTTCCGGCCCGGCGAGGCGAAGAACACCTACGGCACCGGCAACTTCCTGCTGCTCAACACCGGTCACGAGCTGGTCCGCTCGAAGCACGGCCTGCTGACGACCCTGTGCTACCAGTTCGGCGACGAGAAGCCGGTCTACGCGCTGGAGGGCTCCATCGCCGTCACGGGGTCGGCCGTGCAGTGGCTGCGCGACCAGCTGGGCATCATCAGCGGCGCGTCGCAGAGCGAAAGCCTGGCCCGCCAGGTCGAGGACAACGGCGGCATCTACTTCGTCCCGGCGTTCTCCGGCCTGTTCGCGCCGTACTGGCGCTCGGACGCCCGCGGCGCGATCGTCGGGCTCACCCGCGCCACGACCAACGCTCATCTCGCGCGGGCGACCCTGGAGGCGATCTGCTACCAGACCCGCGACGTCGTCGAGGCCATGCAGAACGACTCCGGCGTCACCCTGGACGTGTTGCGGGTGGACGGTGGCGTCACCGCCAACGAGCTGTGCATGCAGCTGCAGGCGGACATCCTCGGTGTCCCGGTGTCGAAGCCGGTCGTCGCGGAGACGACCGCGCTCGGCGCCGCCTACGCGGCCGGGCTCGCCGTCGGCTTCTGGAAGTCGACCGACGAGCTGGAGCAGAACTGGAACGAGGACAAGCGCTGGCAGCCGTCGTGGACGGAAGAGCAGCGGGCCGAAGGCTACGCGGGCTGGCAGAAGGCCGTCGGCCGCACGCTCGACTGGGTCGACGTCGAATGACCACGAGGAGGAACACCGTGACCGCCCTTTCCCCGAAGTACCGCGCGGACGCCCTGCGGAAGCTGGCGCGTGAAGAGGTCGACGTCCTGGTCGTCGGCGGGGGAGTGACCGGCGCCGGCGTCGCGCTCGACGCGGCTTCGCGCGGGTTGTCCGTCGCGCTCGTCGAAGCGCGGGACTTCGCCGCCGGGACGTCCAGCCGCTCGTCCAAGCTGATCCACGGCGGCCTGCGCTACCTGGAACAGCTGGACTTCAAGCTGGTGCGCGAAGCGCTCAAGGAACGCGGGCTGCTGCTGCAGACCCTCGCCCCGCACCTGGTCCGGCCGGTCAAGTTCCTGGTGCCGCTGAAGCACCGGGTGTGGGAGCGCGGCTACATCGGCGCCGGCGTCACGCTGTACGACACGCTCGGCGGGGCCCGGGCGCTGCCGCGGCACCGGCACCTGTCCAAGCGCGGCGCGTTCAAGGCGGCGCCGGGCCTGGCCGACGACGCGCTGATCGGCGCGATCCAGTACTACGACGCCCAGGTCGACGACGCCCGGCACACGATGACGATCGCGCGGACGGCCGCCGAACAGGGCGCTTCGGTGCTGACGCGGGCTCGGGTGACGTCGCTGCTTCGCGACGGCGAGCGCGTGGTCGGCGCGAAGGTCGTCGACCGCGAGAGCGGCGCCGAGATCGAGGTGCGGGCCAAGACCGTCGTCGCGGCGACCGGCGTGTGGAGCGACGACATGGCGGAGGCGGCGGGGATCCCCGCGCCGTTCACCGTGCGCGCGTCGAAGGGTGTCCACCTCGTGGTGCCGCGGGAGAAGATCGACCTCGACACCGGGCTGATCCTGCGTACCGAGAAGAGCGTGCTGTTCGTCATCCCGTGGGGCAAGCACTGGCTCGTCGGCACGACCGACACCGAGTGGGACCTCGACCGCGAGCACCCGGCGGCGAGCCGCGCGGACGTCGACTACGTGC
The window above is part of the Amycolatopsis camponoti genome. Proteins encoded here:
- the glpK gene encoding glycerol kinase GlpK, whose product is MPDFVGAVDQGTTSTRFMIFDHGGNEIARHQLEHEQILPKPGWVEHDATEIWERTRSVIATALTKANLTVGDLAALGITNQRETTVVWNRRTGRPYYNAIVWQDTRTDRIASALEREGKGEVIRRKAGLPPATYFSGGKLQWILENVEGVREDAEKGDALFGTTDSWLIWNLTGGPDGGVHVTDPTNASRTMLMDLETLDWDDELLSFFTVPRQMLPAIKPSSNAGFGTTRAGGPLGGEVVITGVLGDQQAATVGQVCFRPGEAKNTYGTGNFLLLNTGHELVRSKHGLLTTLCYQFGDEKPVYALEGSIAVTGSAVQWLRDQLGIISGASQSESLARQVEDNGGIYFVPAFSGLFAPYWRSDARGAIVGLTRATTNAHLARATLEAICYQTRDVVEAMQNDSGVTLDVLRVDGGVTANELCMQLQADILGVPVSKPVVAETTALGAAYAAGLAVGFWKSTDELEQNWNEDKRWQPSWTEEQRAEGYAGWQKAVGRTLDWVDVE
- the glpD gene encoding glycerol-3-phosphate dehydrogenase, whose product is MTTRRNTVTALSPKYRADALRKLAREEVDVLVVGGGVTGAGVALDAASRGLSVALVEARDFAAGTSSRSSKLIHGGLRYLEQLDFKLVREALKERGLLLQTLAPHLVRPVKFLVPLKHRVWERGYIGAGVTLYDTLGGARALPRHRHLSKRGAFKAAPGLADDALIGAIQYYDAQVDDARHTMTIARTAAEQGASVLTRARVTSLLRDGERVVGAKVVDRESGAEIEVRAKTVVAATGVWSDDMAEAAGIPAPFTVRASKGVHLVVPREKIDLDTGLILRTEKSVLFVIPWGKHWLVGTTDTEWDLDREHPAASRADVDYVLEHLNAVLRTPVTHDDIEGVYAGLRPLLAAKAAATTKLSREHAVAHPVPGLVIVAGGKYTTYRVMAADAVDVVVDELGRPAPPSWTDRLPIAGAEGYHELWADRASVASKTGLPLPRVEHLLQRYGTRIWNLAELIKEEPSLGEPITDTSEYLRVEAVYAVSHEGALHLEDVLTRRTRISIEERDRGVAAAPVVAGLMAPVLGWDAHRVDREVANYLARVEAERSAQEAPDDAAANATRLAAPALLSS